A region of the Pricia mediterranea genome:
TTTGGCGATGTTCTTGGAATTCGCGTGGGTCGTTTCGGGATCGGCGAAAATCGCGGACGCGAACTTGTAGATTTCATTGAATTCGACGTCGGCCTCATTGGATAGTGTAAGGTAGTTTTCCTCTTTTTCTCGGAAGGGTTTAAAGAAATACTCCTTGAGCAATCCCGTTGTTTCGTCGTTGAGCCTAAAAGGTTCCTCGGAAAGAAACAGACCTTCTGCCTTGGTTTTGTTTCCCACACGATGGAGGGATATGGATTCGATTTGGGTAGAATACAGGTTTATCATGGGTTGTAAAGTTCAAGTGTCAAGTGCAAGTTCAAAAAAATACGGACGCTGAAAAAGGTTTACCAGTTTATGGGATTGTAAAGACAGCTACGTAACTACTAGATTACTGGTTACTCATTATTGTTATTCAATTCCAATTTTCATCAAAATCGAGGTCGTCATAGTTTTCAAAAGTATCCTCGAAATCGAAAGTGGACTCCGATTTAAAATTGGTTTCCGGTGGGTTTTCGGGCAGTTCCCCGAAGCTGAACAAAAGGTTGGGGTAGGAGACTCCGGATTCGGACTCTACAATATCGGCCAGTTCAACTAAGAATGTCCACATATTCAAAAAATCATAGACATAAATAAGTTTGGGACTCTTTTCGGTCATTACATCCTCTAAAAAAGTCTCGTTCATCAGGCGTACATCCGAGCCACTGTCGCTCATATCGAAAAGAGCGATTTCCTCGTCTTGGTTCCAATCCTCGTCACAAGTGTAGAACGAAGCCATTTCGT
Encoded here:
- a CDS encoding IS1096 element passenger TnpR family protein — translated: MIYKIRIILDAKEDIFRDIEIEESSTMEEFHNAITQSFGFLGNEMASFYTCDEDWNQDEEIALFDMSDSGSDVRLMNETFLEDVMTEKSPKLIYVYDFLNMWTFLVELADIVESESGVSYPNLLFSFGELPENPPETNFKSESTFDFEDTFENYDDLDFDENWN